One Chryseobacterium wanjuense genomic region harbors:
- the lhgO gene encoding L-2-hydroxyglutarate oxidase, with product MSYDIIIVGAGLVGLATAYQTKLKNPDSKILILEKENDVAIHQSGHNSGVIHSGIYYKPGSLKAKNCIEGYHSVINFAEEYGIRYDLCGKIIVATSQEELPLLDNIYKRGIENGLQDLKYLSREEFREIEPHCEGVRAIKVPQTGIIDYPGVAKKIKELFEELGGEVKFNNEVKNIINKGSEIIVQTNVSEFKAKKLISCAGLYSDKITKMTNEENDVVIIPFRGEYYKIKDEKKHLVKHLIYPVPDPNFPFLGVHFTRMIDGNIEAGPNAVLAFKKEGYQFFDFNFNETIQTLFWPGFRRIVAKYGKTGLGEMHRSLSKSAFTKALQKLLPEIQESDLVTGGAGVRAQACNRDGALIDDFDIVKNGNIIHVRNAPSPAATSCLSIGNKISELIEF from the coding sequence ATGAGCTATGATATCATAATTGTCGGAGCGGGGCTAGTCGGATTGGCTACTGCGTATCAGACAAAACTAAAAAATCCTGATTCTAAGATCTTAATTTTAGAAAAAGAAAATGATGTCGCAATACATCAGTCAGGACACAATAGTGGGGTGATTCATAGCGGAATTTATTATAAACCGGGAAGTTTAAAAGCCAAAAATTGTATTGAAGGCTATCATTCTGTGATCAACTTTGCTGAAGAGTACGGAATCCGATACGATCTTTGCGGTAAAATTATTGTAGCAACTTCGCAGGAAGAATTACCGCTTTTAGACAATATCTATAAAAGAGGTATAGAAAACGGTCTTCAGGATCTGAAATATCTTTCCAGGGAAGAATTTCGTGAAATAGAACCTCATTGTGAAGGCGTGAGAGCAATAAAAGTTCCTCAGACAGGAATTATTGATTATCCGGGAGTTGCAAAAAAAATTAAAGAGCTTTTTGAAGAATTAGGAGGCGAAGTTAAGTTTAATAATGAAGTAAAAAATATTATTAATAAAGGTTCTGAAATTATTGTTCAAACCAATGTTTCAGAATTTAAAGCAAAGAAACTGATTTCTTGCGCAGGCCTTTATTCTGATAAAATCACAAAAATGACCAATGAAGAGAATGATGTTGTTATTATTCCTTTCAGAGGTGAATATTATAAAATTAAAGATGAAAAAAAACATCTGGTAAAACATCTTATCTATCCTGTTCCGGATCCTAATTTTCCGTTTTTGGGAGTTCATTTTACCAGAATGATTGACGGAAATATCGAAGCCGGACCTAATGCTGTTCTGGCATTCAAAAAAGAAGGATATCAGTTTTTTGATTTTAATTTTAATGAAACCATACAGACTCTTTTTTGGCCTGGTTTTAGAAGGATTGTTGCAAAATACGGTAAAACAGGATTGGGAGAGATGCATCGTTCTTTATCAAAATCTGCCTTTACAAAAGCACTGCAGAAACTTTTACCTGAAATTCAGGAAAGTGATCTGGTAACGGGTGGGGCAGGAGTAAGGGCACAAGCTTGTAACAGAGACGGAGCCTTAATTGATGATTTTGACATCGTGAAAAACGGGAATATCATTCACGTAAGAAATGCACCTTCACCGGCTGCAACTTCTTGTCTTTCTATCGGAAATAAGATAAGTGAGCTGATAGAATTTTAA